The Megachile rotundata isolate GNS110a chromosome 3, iyMegRotu1, whole genome shotgun sequence genome includes a window with the following:
- the LOC100879167 gene encoding uncharacterized protein LOC100879167 isoform X1, producing the protein MEQQWQSPIITKSEVLNANFLSATGQRLTPTGKISHAKTRVYTQRYRKEWEQMPDFIGWLTSVPFQPTRAYCLFCKKNLHAHRLSLLKHTCTMKHQRAALLHEVEEKKRAAGEHVMGEDVEVEEIDGIEAVEYAKAEIEENDDEVEYVVERLETDDELDDGQIKDPNADGGKMGEEEGVPHMHMHSDEEDIKHPIKKIKLERVKPCEDPLGDAMEHVQSEYLEEPDNSEPVQMEMIVESEDQSNEVEVMSILPDAEDPNKHAPKDSHENGTGIHRVDNKLDKQSAKSLEGECKREDSGIVMACPLPILNTAYQINTSTGPTSNTIGMLQPVNAIPIAPAHNKTITLTSGGKTLTLTGGTFQPGTQYVLSKLKNKFPTLIMADKKPAIAANQVDDATKGVQTNKDQLAVASTSYQNQRKHVLVKNPVVKKPRISTHVLDMSKGLPVGGLQVSLYKLMDGRWTFLNESNTSPNGRCVDLVDNMKQFTAGRYKIHFDVDKYFTLRRIETMYPFIEIVFDVKNPAGHYHIPVLLSPFGYTTYRGSER; encoded by the exons ATGGAGCAACAGTGGCAATCACCGATAATTACAAAGAGCGAAGTGTTAAACGCGAATTTTCTATCAGCAACGGGTCAGCGTCTTACCCCAACGGGGAAAATCAGCCATGCTAAGACGCGTGTCTATACACAACGCTATCGTAAAGAGTGGGAACAAATGCCCGATTTTATAG GGTGGTTGACATCCGTGCCGTTTCAACCGACACGTGCTTATTgtttattttgcaaaaaaaatcTCCACGCGCATCGACTTTCTTTATTAAAACATACATGTACAATGAAGCATCAACGAGCAGCGTTATTACACGaagtagaagaaaaaaagagagcTGCAGGTGAACATGTAATGGGAGAAGATGTTGAAGTTGAAGAAATTGATGGAATTGAG GCTGTAGAATATGCTAAAGCAGAAATAGAAGAAAATGATGATGAGGTGGAATACGTTGTTGAAAGATTAGAAACCGACGATGAATTGGATGATGGTCAGATTAAGGATCCAAATGCAGATGGTGGTAAGATGGGAGAAGAGGAAGGAGTgccacatatgcatatgcattcGGACGAAGAAGATATTAAGCATCCCATAAAAAAGATCAAATTAGAAAGAGTG AAACCATGCGAAGATCCTTTGGGAGATGCAATGGAACATGTGCAAAGCGAATATTTAGAAGAACCAGATAATTCAGAACCTGTACAGATGGAAATGATCGTCGAATCAGAAGACCAAAGCAATGAAGTGGAAGTTATGTCAATTCTTCCTGATGCAGAAGATCCTAATAAACATGCACCAAAGGACTCCCATGAGAATGGAACAGGAATTCACAGAGTGGACAATAAATTAGATAAACAATCTGCAAAATCATTG GAAGGCGAATGTAAACGAGAGGATTCGGGGATTGTGATGGCATGTCCATTACCTATTTTAAATACAGCTTATCAAATAAACACATCAACTGGACCTACATCTAATACAATCGGCATGCTGCAACCCGTGAATGCGATTCCTATTGCTCCTGCTCACAATAAAACGATTACGTTGACGTCGGGTGGCAAAACCTTAACATTGACTGGCGGTACATTCCAACCTGGTACTCAATACGTCCTGagtaaattaaagaataaatttcCTACGTTGATCATGGCTGATAAGAAACCTGCAATTGCAGCTAATCAAGTAGATGACGCCACGAAAGGCGTCCAGACAAACAAAGATCAGCTGGCTGTAGCAAGTACTAGTTACCAAAATCAAAGAAAA CATGTGCTCGTAAAGAACCCCGTGGTTAAAAAGCCCCGTATTTCTACTCATGTTTTGGATATGAGTAAAGGTCTACCAGTTGGAGGTTTGCAAGTCAGTCTATATAAGTTAATGGATGGCCGATGGACTTTCTTGAATGAAAG caATACCAGTCCAAATGGCAGATGCGTAGATTTAGTGGACAACATGAAACAGTTCACGGCTGGACGTTACAAGATTCATTTTGACGTCGATAAATATTTCACACTGAGACGAATAGAAACAATGTATCCGTTCATTGAAATTGTTTTCGACGTAAAAAATCCAGCCGGTCACTATCACATACCAGTGCTATTGAGCCCATTTGGTTATACCACTTACCGTGGCTCTGAAAGATGA
- the LOC100879167 gene encoding uncharacterized protein LOC100879167 isoform X2 has translation MEQQWQSPIITKSEVLNANFLSATGQRLTPTGKISHAKTRVYTQRYRKEWEQMPDFIGWLTSVPFQPTRAYCLFCKKNLHAHRLSLLKHTCTMKHQRAALLHEVEEKKRAAGEHVMGEDVEVEEIDGIEAVEYAKAEIEENDDEVEYVVERLETDDELDDGQIKDPNADGGKMGEEEGVPHMHMHSDEEDIKHPIKKIKLERVKPCEDPLGDAMEHVQSEYLEEPDNSEPVQMEMIVESEDQSNEVEVMSILPDAEDPNKHAPKDSHENGTGIHRVDNKLDKQSAKSLEGECKREDSGIVMACPLPILNTAYQINTSTGPTSNTIGMLQPVNAIPIAPAHNKTITLTSGGKTLTLTGGTFQPANQVDDATKGVQTNKDQLAVASTSYQNQRKHVLVKNPVVKKPRISTHVLDMSKGLPVGGLQVSLYKLMDGRWTFLNESNTSPNGRCVDLVDNMKQFTAGRYKIHFDVDKYFTLRRIETMYPFIEIVFDVKNPAGHYHIPVLLSPFGYTTYRGSER, from the exons ATGGAGCAACAGTGGCAATCACCGATAATTACAAAGAGCGAAGTGTTAAACGCGAATTTTCTATCAGCAACGGGTCAGCGTCTTACCCCAACGGGGAAAATCAGCCATGCTAAGACGCGTGTCTATACACAACGCTATCGTAAAGAGTGGGAACAAATGCCCGATTTTATAG GGTGGTTGACATCCGTGCCGTTTCAACCGACACGTGCTTATTgtttattttgcaaaaaaaatcTCCACGCGCATCGACTTTCTTTATTAAAACATACATGTACAATGAAGCATCAACGAGCAGCGTTATTACACGaagtagaagaaaaaaagagagcTGCAGGTGAACATGTAATGGGAGAAGATGTTGAAGTTGAAGAAATTGATGGAATTGAG GCTGTAGAATATGCTAAAGCAGAAATAGAAGAAAATGATGATGAGGTGGAATACGTTGTTGAAAGATTAGAAACCGACGATGAATTGGATGATGGTCAGATTAAGGATCCAAATGCAGATGGTGGTAAGATGGGAGAAGAGGAAGGAGTgccacatatgcatatgcattcGGACGAAGAAGATATTAAGCATCCCATAAAAAAGATCAAATTAGAAAGAGTG AAACCATGCGAAGATCCTTTGGGAGATGCAATGGAACATGTGCAAAGCGAATATTTAGAAGAACCAGATAATTCAGAACCTGTACAGATGGAAATGATCGTCGAATCAGAAGACCAAAGCAATGAAGTGGAAGTTATGTCAATTCTTCCTGATGCAGAAGATCCTAATAAACATGCACCAAAGGACTCCCATGAGAATGGAACAGGAATTCACAGAGTGGACAATAAATTAGATAAACAATCTGCAAAATCATTG GAAGGCGAATGTAAACGAGAGGATTCGGGGATTGTGATGGCATGTCCATTACCTATTTTAAATACAGCTTATCAAATAAACACATCAACTGGACCTACATCTAATACAATCGGCATGCTGCAACCCGTGAATGCGATTCCTATTGCTCCTGCTCACAATAAAACGATTACGTTGACGTCGGGTGGCAAAACCTTAACATTGACTGGCGGTACATTCCAACCTG CTAATCAAGTAGATGACGCCACGAAAGGCGTCCAGACAAACAAAGATCAGCTGGCTGTAGCAAGTACTAGTTACCAAAATCAAAGAAAA CATGTGCTCGTAAAGAACCCCGTGGTTAAAAAGCCCCGTATTTCTACTCATGTTTTGGATATGAGTAAAGGTCTACCAGTTGGAGGTTTGCAAGTCAGTCTATATAAGTTAATGGATGGCCGATGGACTTTCTTGAATGAAAG caATACCAGTCCAAATGGCAGATGCGTAGATTTAGTGGACAACATGAAACAGTTCACGGCTGGACGTTACAAGATTCATTTTGACGTCGATAAATATTTCACACTGAGACGAATAGAAACAATGTATCCGTTCATTGAAATTGTTTTCGACGTAAAAAATCCAGCCGGTCACTATCACATACCAGTGCTATTGAGCCCATTTGGTTATACCACTTACCGTGGCTCTGAAAGATGA